A genomic window from Salvia splendens isolate huo1 chromosome 11, SspV2, whole genome shotgun sequence includes:
- the LOC121755064 gene encoding receptor protein-tyrosine kinase CEPR1-like: MASKHHLLLLFLFLMISTYTSSQTIPNHNQTYFFTLMNNYTKGRSLSDWDYSTKGNNFCSYSGITCDSSGQNIVGIDISGWSLSGEFPSQLCSYLPKLRLLRLGHNNFNLSLSPITNCTSLEEFNATSLFLTGNLPDFTPLSSLKVLDLSYNLFSGDFPLSVTNLTNLETLNFNENPTFNSWQLPETLTKLTSLKSLILSTCMLVGEIPTLVGNLTSLVDLELSGNYLSGRVPRELGRLENLEHLELYYNELEGQIPHEIGNLTNLVDLDMSVNKLTGEIPASLCRLPKLRVFQLYTNALTGEIPPEIANSTTLNTLSLYENLLTGEVPSGLGRSSVIVAMDLAENRLSGRLPEGLCSGGRLHYLLMLQNNFSGEIPKSYAECKSIVRFRVSDNSLEGEIPTGVFSLPLASIIDLGFNNFIGSISQTIGNARNLSQLFLVGNRLSGSIPREISLATNLVKIDLSNNLLSGEIPHEIGGLRNLNILMLQNNKLNSSIPESLSSLKSLNALDLSNNFLTGEIPESLSKLLPTSLNFSNNLLSGVIPTPFTKGGMLESFLGNPNLCLPSNFHPSSSLSQNLSICSEKPYFKKRAACIWTLTSILLAILIIGIAFLAKKWYTKEKKVVETYDTMSNSFFSYDMKSFHRLSFDQREIMDAMVEKNIVGYGGSGTVYKIELSSGEVVAAKKLWGRKSTASEEQLVMEKELVTEVETLGSIRHKNIMKLYSYLSTLDCSLLVYEYMPNGNLWEALHRGKVVLDWPIRHQIAVGVAQGLAYLHHHLMPPIVHRDIKSTNILLDINYEAKLADFGIAKILQARGSHDSTTNVIAGTYGYLAPEYAYSSRATTKCDVYSFGVVLLELVTGKKPVEAAFGEGKNIVSWVRAKAEETAEDGSREVVDKRVSGLYEDDMVKVLTIALRCTGGAPALRPSMSEVAQHLIEADPCKFNCCKFSKDVKELMDGPTKPNENNF, from the exons ATGGCTTCCAAACaccaccttcttcttcttttccttttcctcaTGATCTCAacctacacttcttcccaaaCAATCCCTAATCACAACCAAACCTATTTCTTCACTCTCATGAACAACTACACCAAAGGCAGATCCCTCTCCGATTGGGACTACTCCACCAAAGGAAACAACTTCTGCAGCTACTCCGGCATCACCTGCGACTCCTCCGGCCAAAACATAGTAGGAATCGACATCTCCGGCTGGTCATTATCCGGCGAATTCCCCTCCCAGCTATGCTCCTATCTCCCCAaactccgcctcctccgcctcgGCCACAACAACTTCAACCTCTCCCTCTCCCCGATAACGAATTGCACGTCCCTCGAGGAGTTCAACGCGACCTCGCTCTTCCTCACCGGAAACCTCCCCGACTTCACGCCGTTGAGCTCTCTCAAGGTTCTTGATCTCTCCTACAACCTCTTCTCCGGCGACTTCCCTCTCTCAGTCACAAACCTCACCAATCTCGAAACCCTAAATTTCAATGAAAACCCTACTTTCAACTCATGGCAACTCCCGGAAACCCTAACCAAGCTCACGAGCCTCAAATCCTTGATCCTTTCCACGTGCATGTTGGTGGGCGAGATCCCGACCCTAGTCGGGAACCTCACTTCGCTCGTTGATCTCGAGCTAAGTGGGAACTATCTATCCGGCCGAGTTCCTAGAGAACTCGGCCGGCTAGAGAATCTGGAGCACCTCGAGCTCTACTACAACGAGCTCGAGGGCCAAATCCCTCACGAGATCGGAAACTTGACCAATTTAGTTGACCTAGACATGTCGGTCAACAAGCTGACCGGCGAGATCCCGGCCTCCCTCTGCCGCCTCCCGAAGCTGAGGGTGTTTCAGCTCTACACCAACGCCCTCACCGGAGAAATCCCGCCTGAGATCGCGAACTCCACGACGTTAAACACGCTGTCGCTCTACGAGAACCTCCTCACTGGGGAAGTCCCAAGCGGTCTCGGGAGATCCTCGGTGATCGTGGCGATGGACCTCGCCGAGAATCGGCTCTCTGGAAGGCTGCCGGAGGGACTCTGCAGCGGCGGGAGACTCCACTACCTCCTCATGCTGCAGAACAATTTCTCCGGAGAGATTCCGAAGAGCTATGCTGAGTGTAAGTCGATTGTGAGATTTCGAGTTAGTGATAACAGTCTTGAAGGTGAGATACCAACAGGGGTTTTCTCACTGCCTCTTGCATCGATCATTGATTTAGGGTTTAATAATTTCATTGGATCGATTTCGCAAACTATTGGAAATGCAAGAAATTTGTCACAGCTTTTCTTGGTAGGGAATAGGTTGTCTGGCTCTATCCCTAGAGAGATCTCTCTTGCTACAAATCTTGTCAAGATTGATCTCAGCAACAACCTTCTCTCTGGTGAAATTCCTCATGAAATTGGGGGATTGAGAAACCTCAACATCTTGATGCTGCAGAACAACAAGCTGAATTCTTCGATACCGGAATCGTTATCCTCTTTGAAGTCATTGAATGCTCTTGATCTCTCCAACAATTTCTTGACTGGTGAAATCCCTGAAAGTTTGAGCAAATTGCTTCCAACATCTTTGAATTTCTCAAATAATTTACTCTCTGGTGTGATCCCAACCCCCTTCACAAAGGGAGGTATGTTGGAGAGCTTTCTTGGAAACCCTAACCTTTGCCTACCTTCAAACTTCCATCCATCATCATCACTATCTCAAAATCTCTCAATTTGCTCAGAGAAACCCTATTTCAAGAAAAGGGCAGCGTGTATTTGGACATTAACATCCATTTTGCTAGCAATCTTGATCATTGGGATTGCATTTCTTGCAAAAAAATGGTACACCAAGGAGAAAAAGGTTGTGGAGACCTACGACACCATGTCGAATTCGTTCTTCTCCTACGACATGAAGAGCTTCCATCGGCTGAGCTTCGACCAGCGCGAGATCATGGACGCGATGGTCGAGAAAAACATAGTCGGATACGGGGGTTCAGGCACGGTGTACAAGATTGAGCTCAGCAGTGGGGAAGTAGTCGCGGCGAAGAAGCTGTGGGGCCGGAAATCCACGGCCTCAGAGGAGCAGCTGGTGATGGAGAAGGAGCTCGTGACGGAGGTGGAGACGCTCGGAAGCATTAGGCACAAGAACATAATGAAGCTCTATAGCTATTTGTCGACCCTTGATTGTAGTTTGTTGGTGTATGAATACATGCCAAATGGCAATCTTTGGGAGGCGTTGCATCGGGGGAAAGTGGTGTTGGATTGGCCAATCCGACACCAGATCGCGGTGGGGGTAGCCCAGGGACTGGCCTATCTCCACCACCATCTGATGCCTCCGATCGTGCATAGAGACATCAAGTCGACTAATATACTCTTGGATATTAACTACGAGGCTAAACTTGCGGATTTTGGGATTGCCAAGATCCTTCAAGCAAGAGGGTCCCATGATTCTACCACAAATGTTATTGCAGGGACTTATGGCTACTTAGCGCCAG AGTACGCGTACTCTTCGAGGGCTACTACGAAATGCGACGTGTACAGCTTCGGAGTAGTGCTGCTGGAGCTAGTGACGGGGAAGAAGCCGGTGGAGGCGGCATTTGGGGAGGGCAAGAACATCGTGTCATGGGTGAGGGCGAAGGCGGAGGAGACGGCCGAGGACGGGAGTAGGGAGGTCGTGGACAAGCGAGTGTCGGGATTGTACGAGGACGACATGGTCAAAGTGTTGACCATCGCCCTTCGTTGCACGGGTGGAGCTCCGGCCCTCCGCCCCTCCATGAGCGAGGTGGCGCAGCACCTCATAGAGGCGGACCCTTGCAAATTCAACTGCTGCAAATTTTCCAAAGATGTTAAGGAATTAATGGATGGCCCTACTAAACCAAatgaaaacaatttttaa
- the LOC121756390 gene encoding amino acid permease 6-like, with protein sequence MGKEFSSVPMYTESAEVTKSFDDDGRIKRTGTLLTASSHIITAVIGSGVLSLAWAIAQLGWVVGPAVLMAFSFITYYTSTLLADSYRCPGPVQGTRNYTYMDVVRSHLGGVKVQLCRLAQYGNLVGVTIGYTITASISMEAIKKSNCYHKHGHDAHCSEPAYPFMIIFAAIQIVLCQIPNFHELSWLSIVAAIMSFAYSSIGFGLSVAKVAGGGNNVRTTLTGTTVGVDLSGSDKVWRTFQAIGNIAFAYAYSTVLIEIQDTLKSKPSENKVMKKASFIGVTTTTIFYMLCGCVGYAAFGNDAPGNFLTGFGFYEPFWLIDFANIGIAVHLIGAYQVFAQPIFAFVEKSCQKRWPESKFINAEYMPFMGSHGFNMFRLVWRTIYVVVTAVLAMIFPFFNDILGLIGAASFYPLTVYFPIEMHIAQQKIPKYSFNWMWLKILSWSCLVVSLVAAAGSIQGLAVDVKTYKPFK encoded by the exons ATGGGGAAGGAGTTCTCCTCAGTTCCGATGTACACCGAATCCGCCGAGGTGACCAAGAGCTTCGACGACGACGGCCGCATCAAGCGCACGGGCACATTGCTAACGGCCAGCTCGCACATCATAACGGCCGTGATCGGGTCCGGGGTGCTCTCGCTCGCGTGGGCCATCGCGCAGCTCGGATGGGTCGTGGGGCCCGCCGTGCTGATGGCCTTCTCCTTCATCACCTACTACACCTCCACCCTCCTCGCCGACTCCTACCGCTGCCCGGGCCCCGTCCAAGGGACCCGCAACTACACGTACATGGACGTCGTACGCTCCCATTTAG gtGGTGTAAAAGTTCAGCTGTGTAGATTGGCGCAATACGGCAATCTTGTTGGAGTCACCATTGGATACACAATAACTGCCTCTATTAGTATGGA GGCCATAAAGAAGTCCAACTGTTATCACAAACACGGACACGACGCGCACTGCTCAGAACCGGCCTACCCGTTCATGATAATATTTGCGGCAATTCAGATAGTTTTGTGCCAAATACCGAATTTTCACGAGCTATCGTGGCTCTCTATTGTGGCCGCCATTATGTCCTTTGCGTACTCTTCCATCGGCTTCGGCCTCTCTGTAGCCAAAGTTGCAG GTGGTGGCAACAACGTGAGGACGACTCTGACAGGGACGACGGTCGGGGTGGACTTATCGGGATCAGATAAGGTGTGGAGAACCTTTCAAGCCATTGGAAATATAGCCTTTGCTTATGCCTACTCCACTGTGCTCATCGAAATCCAG GACACATTGAAGTCAAAGCCATCAGAGAACAAAGTAATGAAGAAGGCTTCATTTATAGGAGTGACAACCACAACAATATTCTACATGCTATGTGGCTGTGTGGGTTATGCTGCTTTTGGAAATGATGCTCCTGGGAATTTCCTCACTGGATTTGGATTTTATGAACCATTTTGGCTCATTGATTTTGCCAATATTGGCATTGCAGTTCACCTCATTGGTGCATACCAG GTGTTCGCGCAGCCGATATTCGCCTTCGTGGAGAAGTCGTGCCAGAAGAGATGGCCGGAGAGCAAGTTCATAAACGCGGAGTACATGCCGTTCATGGGGTCCCACGGCTTCAACATGTTCCGGCTGGTGTGGCGGACGATCTACGTGGTGGTGACGGCCGTGCTGGCGATGATCTTCCCGTTCTTCAACGACATATTGGGCCTCATCGGGGCCGCCTCCTTCTACCCACTCACGGTGTACTTCCCCATCGAGATGCATATTGCGCAGCAAAAAATCCCCAAATACTCCTTCAATTGGATGTGGCTCAAGATCCTCAGCTGGAGCTGCCTCGTCGTGTCGCTGGTGGCGGCCGCGGGCTCCATCCAAGGGCTCGCCGTGGATGTAAAGACCTACAAGCCGTTCAAATGA
- the LOC121753557 gene encoding probable inactive poly [ADP-ribose] polymerase SRO3: MNSLNSTSIMAKRFSEVRSSAKAVVHSEPLIQNYSNFKRSSCPERLMFYQNGSWVDYSEEVSELLKLGFAEGRPVVEAQLLGYSCLFDLYRMLEIDLESGNQRSIAWIDTGGKCFFPKTFVNSCENDREVELGDGDESCARIEIDVRIVENSGDREGAGLKEGVNFGKRGRIDDVEESFCGAAAKRVKIDESELQSSRWPKARNLAAGEKRYEIVRNLFLSGLENVEPGAMVTAIHQCVRTGPLDKARSEVFSKQMEIMKRARGGINVVFAWCGMSSRGVESVLMHGFGIPSKLSRSASHGVGIHLSPIRLPQHSAMLAEVDENGEKHVILCRVILGRCEKVEAGSLQSYPSSVEYDTGVDDLNNPRWYTVWQGNMNTHILPECVVSYRPVNINGSVNSIPKNRVPHPSTFIAKLFTKLRGLLPFPQFCELQTSWESCKKGKLGKHAFMKKLRLLVGDDVLHSTIHDIRG; the protein is encoded by the exons ATGAATTCGTTGAATTCCACCTCGATAATGGCGAAGAGGTTCTCGGAGGTGAGAAGCAGCGCGAAGGCCGTTGTTCATAGTGAGCCGTTGATCCAGAATTATTCGAATTTCAAGCGGAGCTCTTGCCCGGAGCGCTTGATGTTCTACCAGAACGGATCGTGGGTTGATTATTCCGAGGAAGTGTCGGAATTGCTGAAATTAGGGTTTGCGGAGGGTCGGCCGGTGGTTGAGGCTCAATTGCTCGGGTACAGCTGTTTGTTTGACTTGTACCGCATGCTCGAGATTGATTTGGAGTCCGGTAATCAGCGTTCCATCGCTTGGATTGATACTGGTGGTAAGTGCTTTTTCCCTAAAACGTTCGTCAACAGCTGCGAAAATGATCGTGAGGTGGAATTGGGCGATGGCGATGAGAGCTGCGCGAGGATTGAAATTGATGTCAGAATTGTTGAGAATTCGGGGGATCGCGAGGGTGCGGGGTTGAAGGAAGGTGTGAATTTTGGTAAGAGGGGGAGAATCGACGATGTGGAGGAGAGTTTTTGTGGCGCCGCTGCGAAAAGGGTGAAAATAGATGAGAGTGAGTTGCAATCATCGCGGTGGCCGAAGGCGAGGAATTTGGCAGCTGGGGAGAAACGGTATGAGATAGTGAGGAATCTGTTCTTATCCGGGCTGGAGAATGTGGAGCCGGGTGCTATGGTTACCGCCATTCATCAATGTGTGCGGACGGGACCTTTGGATAAAGCGCGTTCTGAGGTTTTTTCCAAGCAAATGGAGATCATGAAACGAGCTAGAGGTGGGATTAATGTGGTTTTCGCGTGGTGTGGGATGTCCTCCCGGGGCGTGGAGAGCGTCTTGATGCATGGGTTTGGAATCCCTAGCAAGTTATCTCGATCAGCCAGTCATGGCGTTGGAATTCACTTGTCACCTATACGATTGCCCCAACATAG TGCAATGTTGGCTGAGGTGGATGAGAATGGTGAGAAGCATGTCATATTGTGTAGAGTGATATTGGGAAGATGCGAGAAGGTTGAAGCAGGATCGCTACAGTCGTATCCTTCAAGTGTGGAGTACGATACTGGTGTTGATGATTTGAACAATCCTAGGTGGTATACTGTGTGGCAGGGGAATATGAACACTCATATTCTACCAGAATGCGTGGTCAGCTACCGGCCTGTaaatataaatg GTTCTGTAAATAGTATCCCTAAGAATAGGGTTCCTCATCCGTCGACATTTATTGCAAAGCTATTCACCAAGCTGAGAGGTTTGCTTCCTTTCCCGCAGTTTTGCGAGTTGCAAACTTCGTGGGAGTCGTGCAAG AAAGGGAAGTTGGGGAAACATGCTTTCATGAAAAAATTACGATTACTTGTTGGAGATGATGTGCTGCACTCTACCATTCATGACATTCGTGGCTGA
- the LOC121754869 gene encoding uncharacterized protein LOC121754869: protein MAAPRFDGSDATNWVSRVQYYFNHLLMPDAQRLHYAVMLFDPPASEWVFNYCANNEFVTWQEFLEDVRHRFDRQSFQDYFGLLAKLTQTGSVLEYHDTFEKYLNRVRGIPEKKLFTLFVAGLRPDMQERVRLHRPPSLAAAMALSLELADSLGDRQPPQQNARRPWQTRDGLQAGPNAGQPPPPIVANQPPQANRGSAPTPSRQPLICVSQAEKAERARLGLCYFCPEKWVIGHVCKQRLLCYADKADEGEAGDFETLTTEEDADTEVAHVHTMHEGRRSRPLKVIGTIREREVCVLIDTGSDRDFLHPRIAEGLHLPLSPIRPFRVIVGNGDALLCSHISKQTRLVIQGTEFLVDLHILPVHGPDVILGMDWLESLGPITADFADKRLTFSQGDRRVVLKGIVPPPRRVTLNVLSSLVPSHEVLDMFELLLLDLEADQSGQSAGEEFPENLPFEVLEVLTRFRPIFSLPAGMPPKRLFDHRVHLLPGTRPINVRPYRYPYFQKNEIGRQVKDMLEQGIIQRSNSPFSSPVLLIRKKDGTFRFCIDYRALNSATVPDHFPIPTADELFDELGKARIFTKLDLRSGYHQIRMHDEDVFKTAFRTHDGHFEFLVMPFGLTRHRLFRLL from the exons ATGGCTGCCCCTCGATTCGATGGCTCTGACGCGACGAATTGGGTGTCGAGAGTCCAGTATTACTTTAATCATCTGTTGATGCCGGATGCACAGCGATTACACTATGCGGTGATGTTGTTTGATCCCCCGGCATCAGAGTGGGTCTTTAATTATTGCGCGAACAACGAGTTCGTCACGTGGCAGGAGTTTTTGGAGGACGTACGCCATCGCTTTGACAGGCAGAGTTTTCAAGACTATTTTGGCTTACTGGCGAAATTGACACAAACGGGGTCGGTGCTCGAGTATCATGATACTTTTGAAAAGTACCTCAACCGGGTTCGGGGCATTCCGGAGAAAAAGTTGTTCACGCTGTTCGTGGCAGGTCTGAGGCCTGATATGCAGGAACGGGTGCGCCTCCATCGGCCGCCGTCTCTGGCTGCGGCAATGGCCTTGAGCTTGGAGCTGGCCGATTCTTTGGGCGACCGCCAGCCCCCACAACAAAATGCTCGTCGACCTTGGCAGACTCGGGATGgcct TCAGGCAGGCCCGAATGCGGGTCAACCACCGCCGCCCATTGTTGCCAACCAGCCTCCACAGGCTAACCGCGGCAGTGCTCCAACCCCCTCCCGTCAGCCTCTGATATGCGTGTCCCAGGCTGAGAAGGCAGAGCGTGCGAGGCTAGGCCTATGCTATTTTTGCCCAGAGAAGTGGGTAATTGGCCACGTGTGCAAGCAACGCCTCCTCTGCTATGCCGATAAGGCAGACGAAGGGGAAGCTGGCGACTTTGAAACACTTACTACGGAGGAAGACGCAGACACGGAGGTAGCACATGTCCACACTATGCATGAGGGTAGACGTTCGCGACCCTTGAAGGTGATTGGAACAATTCGAGAACGGGAAGTATGCGTTTTGATTGATACAGGGAGCGATCGGGACTTCCTTCACCCGCGAATTGCGGAGGGCTTACACCTACCTCTTTCACCCATCCGGCCGTTTAGAGTGATCGTGGGAAATGGCGACGCGCTGCTTTGCTCGCACATTTCGAAACAAACAAGATTGGTGATACAGGGGACAGAATTTCTGGTGGATTTGCACATTCTTCCTGTACATGGACCGGATGTAATtttggggatggactggctcgAGTCCTTGGGGCCGATCACGGCGGATTTCGCAGACAAGAGGCTGACTTTCTCACAAGGAGATCGACGGGTAGTGCTGAAGGGTATTGTGCCGCCGCCGCGTCGCGTTACTCTGAACGTCTTGTCCTCATTAGTGCCGTCACACGAGGTGCTAGACATGTTCGAGTTATTATTGTTGGACCTGGAGGCCGATCAGTCAGGGCAGTCGGCGGGAGAGGAATTTCCGGAGAATCTCCCGTTCGAAGTATTGGAAGTTTTGACACGTTTCCGTCCTATTTTCAGTCTGCCAGCGGGAATGCCACCGAAACGGCTTTTCGATCATCGTGTTCACTTGCTGCCGGGTACGCGACCCATCAACGTACGGCCTTATCGCTATCCTTACTTTCAGAAGAATGAGATTGGGCGGCAGGTGAAAGACATGCTTGAACAGGGCATCATTCAACGAAGCAACAGCCCGTTCTCGTCACCTGTACTCCTTATTCGGAAGAAGGACGGAACGTTCCGTTTTTGCATCGATTACCGAGCTTTGAACAGTGCAACAGTCCCGGACCACTTTCCTATCCCGACCGCTGATGAACTCTTTGACGAGTTAGGGAAAGCTCGAATCTTCACTAAGTTGGATCTACGTTCGGGGTACCACCAGATAAGAATGCATGACGAGGACGTGTTCAAGACAGCGTTTCGTACTCATGATGGCCATTTCGAGTTTCTGGTCATGCCTTTCGGGCTCACTCGCCATCGACTTTTCAGGCTGCTATGA